The following proteins come from a genomic window of Haloplasma contractile SSD-17B:
- a CDS encoding TldD/PmbA family protein — translation MNYELLINKAKEKNITDIEIYAQHNEGLKIDLFEQEIDKYNMSDVTGLAIRGLYNGQMGYVSVENASDDNIDFIIKKLIDNASTITTKEENFIFEGSESYPELDKKIFDFTTVDPQEKINLLKQLEQKIKALDSRIVKIANCSYQESKVETTIQNSKGLNLSKVDSYAFIFAQAVAKEGEDVKSHFDYVITSDFNTIDVDELAERIVKRTISQLNAKPVKSKKYPVIFENKVMTSLIKAFEPMFSGETALKNLTKLKDKVGEKIASERVTLIDDPLTKKSFFTNAFDDEGVACNRKEVISSGVLTTLLHNLKTAKKFNTQSTGNGFKASVSSPISVSSSNMYIEPGETSYNDLIRNTTEGLVITSVAGIHAGVDTVSGDFSLQSSGYLIENGEITKPVTLIVVAGNFLQMLNDVETIGSDLEFSYNQIGSPSIKIKELAISGE, via the coding sequence ATGAACTACGAATTATTAATTAATAAAGCAAAAGAAAAGAACATTACGGATATCGAAATCTATGCTCAACACAATGAAGGGTTGAAAATTGACCTGTTTGAGCAAGAGATTGATAAATATAATATGAGCGACGTAACAGGTCTTGCGATTCGAGGACTTTACAATGGTCAAATGGGATACGTGAGTGTTGAAAATGCAAGCGATGATAATATTGATTTTATCATCAAGAAGTTAATCGATAATGCATCAACAATAACAACTAAAGAAGAAAACTTTATTTTTGAAGGGTCTGAGTCTTACCCAGAATTAGATAAAAAGATTTTTGATTTCACAACAGTCGATCCTCAAGAAAAAATAAATCTGCTAAAGCAATTAGAACAAAAAATAAAGGCTTTAGACTCTAGAATTGTTAAAATTGCAAATTGTAGTTATCAAGAAAGTAAAGTTGAAACAACAATTCAGAATTCAAAGGGTTTAAATCTATCTAAAGTAGATAGTTATGCATTTATTTTTGCTCAAGCTGTTGCTAAAGAAGGTGAAGATGTTAAATCACACTTTGATTATGTAATTACGAGTGATTTTAATACTATTGATGTTGATGAATTAGCAGAACGCATTGTGAAACGAACGATTAGTCAATTAAATGCGAAACCAGTTAAGTCTAAAAAGTATCCGGTTATCTTTGAAAATAAGGTTATGACGAGTTTAATTAAAGCGTTTGAACCTATGTTCTCAGGTGAAACTGCACTTAAGAATTTAACTAAACTTAAAGACAAGGTTGGAGAAAAAATTGCAAGTGAAAGAGTAACACTAATTGATGACCCCCTTACAAAGAAGTCTTTCTTTACCAATGCATTTGATGATGAGGGTGTTGCATGTAATCGTAAAGAAGTTATATCTAGTGGTGTACTCACTACATTACTTCATAACTTAAAAACAGCTAAAAAATTCAACACGCAATCAACTGGTAATGGATTCAAGGCTTCAGTCAGTTCACCTATTAGTGTAAGTAGTAGCAATATGTACATTGAACCGGGTGAAACATCTTATAATGATTTAATTAGGAATACTACTGAAGGACTAGTAATTACATCTGTTGCAGGTATTCATGCTGGTGTAGATACCGTTTCTGGAGACTTTAGTTTACAATCATCTGGATACTTAATTGAAAATGGTGAGATCACAAAACCTGTCACTTTGATCGTTGTAGCGGGTAACTTCTTACAAATGTTAAATGATGTTGAGACTATAGGTAGCGACTTGGAATTTAGTTATAACCAAATTGGTTCTCCATCTATTAAAATTAAGGAATTAGCGATATCAGGTGAATAA
- a CDS encoding TldD/PmbA family protein, with protein sequence MISKKHAKKVLKTCLITGGDFAEIFAEDTIKNQLELSGGEISKTNTSNIYGAGIRILRGTQEVYGYTNDTSLEGLTKLAKSLAKSFDFEPIKAKVKVKEEVIKNKHTIKIDPSITPNEEKVKYLNEVYEVAKDYHEHVSQVIASLVDTTQKVLIINTEGKMVHDTRCNVRLGLQVVASKDGDMQVGRDSLGRNQGLEVFDESDLQAFAKEVAKSAITMLSADEIEGQVMPVVIHNAFGGVILHEACVHSLEATSVAKGVSVFSNKLGEKIASDIVTAVDDGTLENSWGSLNVDDEGTKTQRNVLIENGILKSYLVDKRNARKMDGHPITGSGRRQSYRFSPTSRMTNTFFTNGDSTFEEIIESTEYGLFAKKMGGGSVNPATGEFNFAVSEAYMIENGKITRPIKGATLIGSGAEVLKKVDMIGNNLTYGHGMCGSISGSIPTDVGQPTIRVSGITVGGRGGKN encoded by the coding sequence ATGATCAGTAAGAAACATGCTAAAAAAGTTTTAAAAACATGTTTGATAACTGGTGGTGATTTTGCAGAAATATTTGCAGAAGATACCATTAAGAACCAGTTGGAGTTGAGTGGTGGAGAAATTAGTAAGACAAACACAAGTAATATTTATGGGGCAGGTATTCGAATTCTTAGAGGGACTCAGGAGGTATATGGTTATACTAATGATACGAGTTTAGAGGGATTGACAAAGTTAGCTAAATCACTGGCAAAATCATTCGATTTTGAACCAATCAAAGCTAAGGTTAAGGTAAAGGAAGAAGTAATTAAAAATAAGCATACCATTAAAATTGACCCTAGTATTACACCAAATGAGGAAAAGGTAAAGTATCTAAATGAAGTGTATGAAGTAGCGAAGGACTATCATGAGCACGTAAGCCAAGTTATTGCTTCACTTGTTGATACTACTCAAAAAGTGTTAATCATTAATACAGAAGGTAAAATGGTACATGACACAAGATGTAATGTCCGACTTGGGTTACAGGTCGTAGCAAGTAAAGATGGTGATATGCAAGTAGGTCGTGACTCACTAGGGCGTAATCAGGGGCTAGAAGTCTTTGATGAAAGCGATCTTCAGGCATTTGCTAAGGAAGTTGCAAAGAGTGCAATCACAATGCTATCTGCTGATGAAATAGAAGGACAGGTAATGCCGGTTGTTATACATAATGCATTCGGAGGTGTAATCCTTCATGAAGCATGCGTTCACTCATTAGAAGCAACATCTGTTGCAAAAGGGGTTTCCGTTTTCTCTAACAAATTAGGAGAAAAGATTGCAAGTGATATTGTAACTGCAGTTGACGATGGGACACTTGAAAATTCATGGGGATCATTAAATGTAGATGATGAGGGTACTAAAACACAACGCAATGTCTTAATAGAAAATGGAATTTTAAAAAGTTATTTAGTGGATAAACGAAATGCTAGAAAGATGGACGGACATCCTATAACAGGGTCAGGTCGTCGTCAATCATATCGTTTTTCCCCGACATCACGTATGACAAATACATTCTTTACAAATGGAGACTCTACATTTGAAGAAATCATTGAAAGTACCGAATACGGACTTTTTGCTAAGAAGATGGGTGGAGGATCTGTTAACCCTGCTACAGGTGAATTCAACTTTGCAGTCAGTGAAGCGTATATGATTGAAAATGGAAAAATCACTCGTCCGATTAAGGGAGCTACATTAATCGGTAGTGGTGCAGAGGTACTTAAGAAAGTCGATATGATTGGAAATAACTTAACATATGGTCATGGTATGTGTGGATCAATTAGTGGGTCTATTCCAACTGATGTCGGTCAACCAACCATACGAGTATCAGGAATTACAGTCGGTGGTAGAGGAGGTAAGAACTAA
- a CDS encoding glycoside hydrolase family 30 protein, producing MNVKVIRTAQNSGDRLTEKEPLVLSKKFTTTGNMIAINDTETFQTHVGFGGAFTEASAYTLSEMPEEKRTEAIKAYFDETNGLGYTIGRTHIHSCDFALGNYTYVSEGDKDLETFDMSHEDQWVIPMIKDAMNVKGGEIKLLASPWSPPAFMKTNKEMNHGGQLLPEYYQSWANYYVKYIRGMRERGIDIFTVSVQNEPAAVQTWDSCIYSAEEERDFVKNYLGPTLEKEGLSDIGIVIWDHNRDILIDRASTVLLDDEANKYVWGVGNHWYGSEAFENLSVIHNMFPDKHIIFTEGCQEGGPKPGEWFTGERYGRNIIGDFNNWSEGWIDWNLVLNETGGPNHVQNLCDAPILADRNTKELIYNSSYYYIGQFSRYIRPGAVRIGLSLNTDGLVYATAFKNTDGTIAVVVQNESDEVVRFALTHKGLGTDVELKEHSITTFII from the coding sequence ATGAATGTAAAAGTAATACGAACCGCACAAAACTCAGGAGATCGACTTACTGAAAAAGAACCACTAGTATTAAGTAAGAAATTTACAACTACAGGTAATATGATTGCGATTAATGATACAGAAACATTTCAAACGCATGTCGGTTTTGGTGGTGCATTCACTGAGGCTTCAGCATATACTCTAAGTGAGATGCCTGAAGAAAAGCGTACAGAAGCAATTAAAGCGTATTTTGATGAAACGAATGGATTAGGTTATACGATTGGTCGTACTCATATCCATTCATGCGACTTTGCATTAGGGAATTACACATATGTTTCAGAAGGTGACAAAGACCTAGAAACATTTGATATGTCTCATGAGGATCAATGGGTGATCCCTATGATTAAAGATGCAATGAATGTAAAGGGTGGGGAGATCAAATTATTAGCTTCACCATGGAGTCCACCTGCGTTTATGAAGACAAATAAGGAAATGAACCATGGAGGGCAATTATTACCTGAATATTACCAGTCATGGGCAAACTATTATGTTAAGTATATCCGTGGAATGAGAGAGCGTGGAATCGATATCTTTACAGTTAGTGTTCAAAATGAGCCAGCTGCAGTTCAAACCTGGGATTCTTGTATATACTCTGCAGAAGAAGAGCGTGATTTTGTTAAGAATTATTTAGGTCCAACACTTGAAAAAGAAGGGCTAAGTGACATAGGGATTGTAATTTGGGACCATAACCGTGACATATTAATAGACCGTGCTTCTACGGTGTTGCTTGATGATGAAGCAAACAAATATGTATGGGGAGTAGGAAACCACTGGTATGGAAGTGAAGCATTTGAGAATTTATCGGTTATACATAATATGTTCCCTGATAAACACATAATCTTCACTGAAGGATGTCAAGAAGGAGGTCCTAAACCAGGTGAATGGTTCACTGGTGAACGTTATGGTCGTAATATAATTGGTGACTTTAATAACTGGTCTGAAGGATGGATTGACTGGAATCTCGTGTTAAACGAAACGGGTGGTCCAAATCACGTACAGAACTTATGTGACGCGCCTATACTAGCGGATCGTAACACAAAAGAATTAATTTATAATAGTTCATATTACTATATAGGACAATTTTCAAGATATATAAGACCTGGAGCGGTACGCATTGGTTTAAGTCTAAATACGGATGGGTTGGTTTATGCAACAGCCTTTAAAAATACTGATGGTACGATTGCAGTGGTCGTTCAAAACGAAAGTGATGAAGTTGTGCGATTTGCTCTTACACATAAAGGACTAGGTACTGATGTGGAGCTTAAAGAACATTCAATTACGACATTTATAATTTAA
- a CDS encoding glycoside hydrolase family 16 protein, which yields MDQLKMIKMIIPILGLFILSACNTDQDIITTTTTTEATEEAKVCKAKDYTYEEDNLTYDLIWSDEFDGNELDETKWSYATGGYGFGNNELQYYTEGENLSVLDGKLIIETRKEDYVSRHYTSSKITTEESKSFKYAKIDVMAKIPAGRGTWPAIWMLPKDWQYGGWPDSGEIDIMEHVGYDMNEIHGTVHTGDYNHMKGTQKGGSIEVENVDTTFHKYSIEWLPDKIKFFVDDEKYYEFTPTKYFSCPDSGRWPFDQEFYLILNIAIGGNWGGARKIDGDNGVDDTIFPQTMEIDYIRVYQSNEITSLDDIRNN from the coding sequence ATGGATCAATTAAAAATGATAAAAATGATTATTCCTATATTGGGACTATTTATACTTAGTGCCTGCAACACAGACCAGGATATAATCACGACTACAACAACTACTGAAGCTACAGAAGAAGCAAAAGTTTGTAAAGCCAAAGATTATACTTATGAGGAAGACAACTTAACATATGATTTAATTTGGTCGGATGAGTTTGATGGAAATGAACTAGATGAGACGAAATGGAGCTATGCCACAGGTGGTTATGGTTTCGGAAATAATGAACTTCAATATTATACTGAAGGTGAGAATCTCTCAGTTCTAGATGGTAAATTAATCATAGAAACTCGAAAAGAAGATTATGTATCACGTCATTATACATCATCTAAAATTACAACTGAGGAGAGCAAAAGCTTTAAATATGCGAAAATCGATGTCATGGCTAAAATCCCAGCTGGTCGAGGAACGTGGCCTGCAATCTGGATGTTACCTAAGGACTGGCAGTACGGTGGATGGCCTGACTCTGGTGAAATCGATATAATGGAACATGTTGGTTATGATATGAATGAAATACATGGAACCGTCCATACAGGTGATTACAATCATATGAAAGGGACTCAAAAAGGTGGAAGTATAGAAGTTGAAAATGTCGATACAACGTTCCATAAGTATTCGATCGAGTGGCTTCCTGACAAAATCAAATTCTTTGTAGATGATGAAAAATATTATGAATTTACTCCAACTAAATACTTTTCATGTCCAGATTCTGGTCGCTGGCCGTTTGATCAAGAGTTTTATTTAATTCTAAATATAGCTATTGGTGGAAACTGGGGCGGTGCACGTAAGATTGATGGCGATAATGGTGTAGATGATACTATTTTCCCTCAGACAATGGAAATCGACTATATCCGTGTTTACCAATCAAATGAGATTACATCACTTGATGATATAAGAAATAATTAA
- a CDS encoding carbohydrate ABC transporter permease, with protein sequence MKKRLLNKLSDLKLNRNLTPEILNQKLLVSHKTKKIISQLGIYILLIGISYVFLYPLLQMISMAFMSKQDLVNPEVDWIPTSFSFKNFGIAASVLDLGKSLFNSIWFSLLLAITQTFITALAGFALARYNFKFKKFWFVMILVSFILPVPVVIIPRIMMIESIGDTLGTTLFGSFIPQLMFNLGGQGINSAILILIFYSFFKMIPASLDEAARMDGATSVEVFWHIFIKMSIPIITTVFLFSFVWNWNESHQTGIFIGDGLQLLPQQLSTFDSNFGSRLPSTSTEAKINETYKMAATIIAILPLFIIYLFAQKQFIEGIENTGITGE encoded by the coding sequence ATGAAGAAAAGACTATTGAATAAACTTAGTGACTTAAAATTAAACCGCAATCTAACCCCCGAAATACTTAATCAGAAGTTATTAGTTTCTCATAAGACAAAAAAAATTATTTCTCAACTCGGTATTTACATATTATTAATTGGTATTAGTTATGTTTTCTTATATCCGTTGTTACAAATGATTTCAATGGCATTTATGTCAAAGCAAGATCTTGTTAATCCTGAGGTAGATTGGATTCCAACGTCATTTTCATTTAAGAACTTTGGTATTGCAGCATCTGTATTAGATTTAGGAAAATCCTTATTTAACTCGATTTGGTTCTCATTATTGCTAGCAATCACACAAACTTTTATAACGGCACTTGCTGGTTTTGCGCTTGCTAGGTATAATTTTAAATTTAAAAAATTCTGGTTTGTTATGATTTTAGTTTCATTTATTTTACCAGTTCCTGTTGTCATCATTCCACGAATTATGATGATTGAATCGATAGGAGATACATTAGGTACTACCTTATTTGGATCATTTATCCCTCAGTTAATGTTTAATCTAGGAGGTCAAGGAATTAATTCAGCAATCTTAATACTAATTTTCTATAGCTTCTTTAAGATGATTCCTGCTTCACTCGATGAAGCTGCTAGAATGGATGGTGCGACTTCTGTTGAAGTGTTCTGGCATATCTTTATTAAGATGTCAATACCAATCATTACAACTGTATTCTTATTCTCATTTGTATGGAATTGGAATGAGAGTCATCAAACTGGGATATTTATAGGCGATGGTCTACAATTATTACCACAACAGTTATCTACTTTTGATAGTAACTTTGGTTCGAGATTACCAAGTACTTCAACTGAGGCAAAAATTAATGAAACGTATAAAATGGCCGCTACGATTATTGCAATCCTACCACTATTTATCATTTATCTGTTTGCTCAGAAACAATTTATTGAAGGTATTGAAAATACTGGTATTACTGGTGAATAG
- a CDS encoding carbohydrate ABC transporter permease, translated as MKAKQKKKYSINRKHNIAGYSFMAPWLLGFILFTALPFLYTIYLSFTVVDKTVRGWNMTWVGMDNYLDSFLVNTNFPTALLDFVIKEVVYVPTIIIISFILAVLLNQKIKFRAGFRMIYFLPVIILSGSVMQQLMDAGTTEIEQITDIFVFRIISNYSPIIAEGIGFLFNEFSIILWFTGIPIVLYINGLQKINRSLYEAAQIDGANAWQTLWKITIPMIKSTALVASIYTIVQLGLYNINPVYGVISESLRNNQYGFAATYSWVFTLVVLLLIGIVFFILGEREKVLRKEDIREKQAKKLRKIQRRNQMRQTITFKKIFKTLINTGKNIKVKKESEGGETNEEKTIE; from the coding sequence ATGAAAGCTAAACAGAAGAAAAAATATTCAATAAACAGAAAACACAATATAGCTGGTTATTCATTTATGGCTCCATGGCTTCTTGGATTCATCCTATTTACTGCACTTCCGTTTTTGTATACAATTTACTTAAGTTTCACTGTAGTAGATAAGACAGTTCGTGGATGGAATATGACATGGGTAGGTATGGATAATTATCTAGATTCATTTCTTGTAAACACCAATTTTCCAACAGCGTTATTAGATTTTGTGATTAAAGAAGTCGTCTATGTTCCAACGATTATTATCATTTCCTTTATTTTAGCAGTATTGTTAAATCAAAAGATTAAATTTCGCGCTGGATTCAGGATGATCTATTTCCTTCCTGTTATCATTCTTTCAGGTTCTGTTATGCAACAACTAATGGATGCAGGAACGACCGAGATAGAACAAATAACCGATATATTTGTGTTCCGAATCATTTCAAATTATTCACCAATCATTGCAGAAGGAATTGGATTTTTGTTTAATGAATTTTCAATAATCTTATGGTTTACCGGTATACCAATCGTTCTTTATATAAACGGCTTGCAAAAAATTAATCGTTCACTTTATGAAGCCGCACAAATTGATGGAGCAAATGCATGGCAAACTTTATGGAAAATTACAATTCCAATGATTAAATCAACCGCTTTAGTTGCTTCAATTTATACAATTGTTCAACTTGGTTTATATAATATTAATCCCGTTTATGGTGTTATAAGTGAAAGTTTACGTAATAATCAATATGGTTTCGCTGCTACCTATTCTTGGGTGTTCACATTAGTGGTCTTACTATTAATTGGAATCGTATTTTTTATCCTTGGTGAGCGTGAAAAAGTTCTTCGTAAAGAGGATATTAGAGAGAAACAAGCTAAGAAATTACGAAAAATTCAACGTCGTAATCAAATGAGACAAACTATTACATTTAAAAAAATATTTAAAACATTAATCAATACAGGAAAGAACATAAAAGTTAAAAAGGAAAGTGAAGGGGGCGAAACTAATGAAGAAAAGACTATTGAATAA
- a CDS encoding DUF5696 domain-containing protein: MLRNKKGVLGIFLLIITVVSLTVSANYVPSNRDTSLPPKSFDLENAISDTTAFELLYATEGYMPSDLSNSETVTPDTVNPDLSEGIAYYFKDERDVIAIHDTRNNQNYLWKTGLDVPFRKDAKDICDDAPEDQKEELCEPYEDRLNTTYTGLANSLLSIEYYDVTDSINRLSSAGYENVTSDLKRVSGTDNHYILNVDFYEENYKYEVLFDLSVDVHIYFNEDGMSYEVKHEELSGESLNSLAAIIFNPFFGASGGQKVYYGDPNPNDDDDEKDYDIVIPNEMMPGYVLVPDGSGALIRFKDYETSLKNYTGDVYGKDYGHSTRAEFYEPNYVPFNNPVMPVYGVAHGNRQNAFVGYAESASEFMQIIVSPEENMTHYTWAYPRFELNKRYYQPYSRTSGNMERLEEHNKFDIKMTYDFLAGDGSHDELPADYVGMAKQYKKYLIETNTLSIEEQAYNEIPIRLDFIMSDVKKNILGYKDVVLTDIDDVESILSEVMNTGITNINSGLYGWQQGGITLSRPWETDWNNEVGRKRDFQDVIDSMRETGVDLSLAQDYTHINEEQMSIRQNAARHINNYYITKYLNIIDAPVTEINYARPDKSIDWLGIHLDEIEDLNTNSTTIEGISNNLYSDYDDKERSVTDSIELYRKGFKEANKSHMINAKDPNLYTWDYVDRYLDAPVYPTQYLYETDTVPFLQLVLNGTMEVYAPYSNFSFYTVKDQLRMIDYNVYPSFMLTEKPSYNLNSTNSSEFYSTEFTQYQKLIDEVYNEVNGSLKDVINSEWIDREVYQNGVIINTYSNGKQVVINYTDTTVTYNNQTINPLSARVL, translated from the coding sequence ATGTTGCGAAATAAAAAAGGAGTTTTAGGTATATTTTTATTAATTATTACTGTGGTTTCTCTCACAGTATCTGCTAATTATGTGCCTAGTAATAGGGATACATCATTGCCTCCGAAGTCGTTTGATTTAGAGAATGCAATTTCAGATACCACAGCATTTGAATTATTATATGCAACAGAAGGATACATGCCATCAGATCTTTCGAATTCAGAAACAGTAACACCTGATACTGTAAATCCAGATCTATCTGAGGGTATCGCTTATTATTTTAAAGATGAACGAGATGTAATTGCTATTCATGATACACGTAATAATCAAAACTATTTATGGAAGACGGGACTTGATGTACCATTTAGAAAAGATGCAAAAGATATATGCGATGACGCACCTGAAGATCAGAAAGAAGAATTATGTGAACCTTATGAAGACCGCTTAAACACAACGTATACAGGTCTTGCAAATTCATTGTTATCGATCGAGTATTATGATGTAACTGATAGTATTAATCGGCTTTCAAGTGCTGGATATGAAAATGTGACATCTGACCTAAAACGTGTTAGTGGAACTGACAATCACTATATTTTAAATGTTGACTTTTATGAAGAAAATTATAAGTATGAGGTCCTATTTGATTTAAGTGTTGATGTTCACATTTACTTTAATGAAGATGGTATGTCTTATGAAGTGAAACATGAAGAACTATCTGGTGAGAGTTTAAACTCATTAGCAGCCATTATCTTTAATCCATTCTTTGGGGCATCTGGTGGTCAAAAAGTATACTATGGTGATCCCAATCCAAATGATGATGATGATGAAAAAGATTATGATATTGTGATACCAAATGAGATGATGCCAGGTTACGTGTTAGTACCAGACGGTTCTGGTGCACTGATTCGATTTAAAGATTATGAAACGTCCTTAAAGAACTATACAGGGGATGTATATGGTAAAGATTATGGTCATAGTACTAGAGCAGAGTTCTATGAGCCAAACTACGTGCCATTCAATAATCCAGTTATGCCTGTTTATGGTGTTGCTCATGGTAACAGACAAAATGCTTTTGTTGGCTATGCTGAAAGTGCTTCAGAGTTTATGCAAATTATAGTAAGCCCTGAAGAGAATATGACTCACTATACATGGGCGTATCCAAGATTTGAATTAAATAAAAGATATTACCAACCCTACAGTCGAACATCTGGTAATATGGAACGATTAGAAGAACATAACAAATTTGATATTAAAATGACTTATGATTTTTTAGCTGGTGATGGGAGTCATGATGAACTACCAGCTGACTATGTTGGGATGGCAAAACAATACAAGAAGTACTTAATTGAGACAAATACGTTATCCATTGAAGAGCAAGCGTATAATGAAATCCCAATTCGACTCGATTTTATTATGTCTGATGTTAAGAAGAATATTTTAGGATATAAAGATGTCGTACTAACTGATATTGACGATGTAGAATCTATTCTTAGTGAAGTCATGAACACGGGAATAACAAATATAAATAGTGGTTTATACGGTTGGCAACAAGGTGGAATCACATTATCAAGACCTTGGGAGACTGACTGGAATAATGAAGTTGGTAGGAAGCGAGATTTTCAAGATGTAATTGACTCGATGAGAGAGACTGGAGTTGATTTATCGTTAGCTCAGGACTACACGCATATTAATGAAGAACAGATGTCAATTAGACAGAATGCTGCTCGTCATATAAATAATTACTATATTACAAAATATTTAAATATAATCGATGCACCAGTTACAGAAATTAACTACGCACGTCCTGATAAAAGTATTGACTGGTTGGGAATTCACTTAGATGAAATTGAGGATTTAAATACTAATTCAACTACAATTGAAGGGATTTCAAATAATCTCTATAGTGACTACGATGATAAGGAACGCTCAGTTACCGATTCAATAGAGCTATATCGCAAAGGATTTAAAGAAGCAAACAAGTCACATATGATTAACGCAAAAGATCCAAACCTATATACTTGGGACTATGTTGATCGTTACCTTGATGCACCTGTTTATCCAACGCAATATTTATATGAAACAGATACAGTTCCATTTTTACAACTTGTTTTAAATGGTACGATGGAAGTATATGCACCGTATTCTAACTTTTCATTCTACACTGTGAAGGATCAATTACGAATGATTGATTATAATGTTTATCCATCTTTCATGTTGACAGAAAAGCCTTCATATAACTTGAACTCTACGAACTCATCAGAGTTTTATTCTACTGAATTTACTCAGTATCAAAAATTAATTGATGAAGTCTATAATGAGGTTAATGGAAGTCTAAAAGATGTTATTAATAGTGAATGGATTGACCGAGAAGTCTATCAAAACGGTGTTATTATTAATACCTACAGTAATGGAAAACAAGTTGTTATAAATTATACTGATACTACAGTAACTTATAACAACCAAACAATAAATCCATTATCTGCTAGAGTACTTTAG